gcctgtataatttttttttatttttttattctttacaagttagcccttaccatcaggtgatataagatggaagcgagctaacttgtcaggaggaggatgaaaatccacactcctttgggtttctacacgacatcgtaccggaacgctaattcgcttggcggtacgtctttgtcggtaggatggtaactagccacggccgaagcctcccaccagtcagacctggaccaattaagaaaacctcaatcggtcctgccggggatcgaacccaggacctccgtcatgtaaatcctctgcgcataccactgcgccacggaggccgtctaaatattagtgtgatagagCATTTGAGAAAATACAGctgttttgaaatcacagatagacacttcaatttaatttattgattgaaaatttacaatttattcctTCACATGTGTAATGTACTATGTCTGCGTCCCCTGGTCTTGCACCACCGACCAGGACCACCTGGTCCGGACTAGTTGGGTCGGTACCCCTTCAGCCTCTCCTTATTGATGTCAGTGAAGAGCTCCCAGAAAGCCATCCGCTGGTGGTAGGGGCGCGCGCCCAGCGTCAGCTCGCTGTCTATGTCTAGGTACGGGTAGGTCTCTTCGTTGATCGGTGACCACTTGACAGGCAGTAGATCTGATGTCTGCGGGGTCGGGTCTCTGGAATGTTTGATTGACAGTTACTGTAAAATCGGGAATAGCAATGAAATtgattcttttataatattatttattgaagtaaaactaCTTCATAACACGTtagctcgtaaagtatcgcttatttcaccaatttcaatatcgaaATGtgtctcattacgcacatgtgccgcaaataaaacctttatcatccgtctaataaCGAACGATCTTGACAAAGaagttttatgtcagaaaagtgctcaacattttatgaataaaaacagactttacacactaataaaactaagaaaattctctggtatgcaagatCCTCACGATgcatttccttcaccgttagagacacgtgatatttaatttcttaaaatggacataactgaaaagttggaggcgcatgcctcgaaccggattagaacctacgccttccaaatcgaaggaagaggtcatatccactgggctatcacgtctcttggTATTGATAACACAATATCTCACCCATATTTGACGAAATTAGTCCACAGAGTAGTCATCCGATCTATCACGAGCTGATCTCCCTCCGACGGCGCCTCCTTCTCATACGATATGTCGAACAGGTAGCTGATCTCGTCAGCATGAGCTGCTCCACTCATTGTGATGTTCAGGCGCTTCTTGACGAAGTTCCTCTCGCCGCTGTACGAAAACATATAGTAGTATATGTCCTTAGCGCCACTCTCCAGATACTTCTGCAGGCTAACTTGGACTGGATACGCGAAATCGAAGTCTGAGTCGAAGTCTATCAAGTTGTCTCTGACCGCTGCGGTTATTTCTTCGTCTCCTATGTAGAATCTGCGCACTATGTCCTCCATTTCCTTGAAATCTTCGTCGTATGTGAACTTCTTTTGGAGGGATTCCTCGAAAACCTTGAAATATAAGAGTGAGGATTAAGGTAAtgcgtaatttttaaaaagtagtaGGGGCGTATAAGATATCAAATTGCATTAGGGTATTTGTGACAAAATTGTGCGAATTTGGAAAAAAAGGCTTTTCTCTTGTTTTTTAGGCAATGTGGGATACTCTACTTCAAAGTAGATTAATGAAGTACGAGGATGGTTCTTACGATAGCGGTGGGGTACGGTAggaagggtagaggtagggtagggtatgaaTTAATTGATAGAAATATTAAAAGGTACCTTAAGGTTATACTGTTCTGTCGGCAGCGATGCGTAGCTGGCTAATCTCTCTTTGTTATTGAACCCTACCAATATTGGCATGTTTTTGGCCTTCGGTATATCCATGTTTATCGGATAATCTGTCAACATACTATCTACATTCTCAAATTCCTTTTCAACGCACGGTCTGCTAGACAGGCCGAGTTCACTAGTCGCTGCTATCACCAATTTGACATCAGTCTTCGCGAGGAATTCAACCGCTTCTGCGACGTCTTCTGTATCATATCCCAACTTCTGAGCAATGCTTAGGGCTTTGTCTACTCCCGAGTCTTCTAGAAGGCCTGGTATGAATGTTGTACCGCTCTGCATGATTGCCTGGTTGAACAGCTTCTCGTTTTTGGATAAAAGATGGTATTCCACTGAAGCACCGCCAGCGCTCTCTCCCATAACTGTGATTTTGTTGACATCACCACCAAAAGACTGGATGTTGTCTTTGATCCAGCGCAACGCTAATACCTGGTCTTTCAGACCCTGGTTGCCGGGTATTTCTGGTGTGTCGAGGCAGAAGAACCCGTATGGACCCACTCTGTAGTTGAGGGTTACTAGGATGACGTCGTGCCTCACCAGGTATTTGGGGCCGTAGAGGAACctgcaaataattataataatttatttgattgattAGAAAGCAGATTTACAAAAGGTTGTAGCTTTcgagtagataataattagaccctgatactttctataataatgaataggtgtacttattatttatttacaagttagcccttgactacaatcttacctgatggtaagtgatgatgcaagcgatggaagcgggctaatttgttaggaggtggatgtaaatgcgtccggactgattcactcaggccGAACGTCCCTCTAAGCCGAAGTCCGAGTCTAACAGgaaacgcccttagagagtcgttccgccctctgtttttctttcagccttcgggtctcatcaggcaatgcttctgcgctcgcccaaaccccccggtgacgctgtAGTGgtcacttactcaacacgaaaaaaagaGGCCAGAGTTAGTCTGAGCGAACAAGCGGGCAAAACATTACAGTTACCTAAAAATATGCACCAGGTTTCGAAACATTACCTGTTAGCGAATCCTATGGAGAAGCCTCCCCCATAGATCCACACCAGCACCGGCAGCCGGTTCCTGGAGGTGGCCTTGTTGGGCACGTAGATGTTGAGGTGCAGGCAGTCCAGCGAGCCCACGATGGTGTTCCCGAACTCCTCCACTTGTGGGCAGATGGCCGAGTCGTTGAACGCGTCGAAAACACCTTCGAGTTTGGCTTGAGGGATGGATGTCTGGAATAATTGgtgtatatttgtttttttgagAATTTTTGTAACTAGCAgaaccgcgcggtgtcacccgcgtggtttccgttcccgtaagaataagggaataatatatatcctatagccttcctcgataaatgggctatctaacactgaaagaatatttatagaaatatagaatattatagaaatatgaaggaccagtagttcctgagattagcgccttcatctaaaaaaacaaacaaattctccagctttataatattcgtatagatatcttttttttttttaatataaccaatataaaagccgtgatagcccatgacctctgcctctgattccggagggtgtgtgaggaaaggtttcctcaagatgtttggTATGCAGGTGCGTACCAgatagttttcttaattttttgcgtgtgtaaagtctgccaatccgcattgtgccagcgtggtgaactactggcctaacccctcacattctaagaggagactcgaggtagacccgaatatgggttgataatgatgatgatgaccagtATTCCAATTCctcttcaactagtcgggacgacgaaccaccacctctcggtgatgtatccaactgctcttaccgttgagctattgagggttTCAATTGAGATTCGAATAAGTATGAAGGCTTAAAGTGCTCTTCCAAGCATGGGGATGTCACACCACCAATTTCACTACTTTATGTAAATCggtcaaaaacaaaaacagcttAGCAACAATAGATTTCACAACATCTGTGGATGCACGATGATAAGCTATTAATCTGTAAGAGAGGCGGCACGATAAGATACAGGAAGCTGTGATGCAATTCATGATACATATCGGCTTGATTTGTGAAATAtaacttactagcggacccggtcaatctttcgctttgacttatgtacgCTTCTTcgctatccctaccctacccataccctagcTCTACCCTACAAATGTTCTATACAAACTTCCATCCCCCACGTTAGGGAAGTGGGTGGTTAGAAAAAGTCTAAAAGTaccctatgtcactctccattcCTTCAattatctccacttaaaaaatcatgtCAATTTGttgctccgttttgccgtgaaagacgcacaaacagacagacagacacacacactttcacatttataatatttgttattttttcaaaattacgtCAAGATTGGAATGAAAGATCTTCTGTTTAACGAGTAGATTCAAAGTTGAAGAAGAATGTTTCGTTTCCTCTTGTTCTACCGAACATACAGataggcagacagacaaaaaatttatatattgcatttgtggcatcagtatcgatcactaacccgctgatagttattttggaaatatatttcatgtatagaattgaactctttacagatttattaaagtATATATTTGTCCGGTAAGTCAAGGGTGCCCTAAAAGATTCCtcttaaaaaaactaaacaattaaGTGCATCTTTATCAGGAAAAGGTAACTTAGcgagtttattatttttccccATCTTAAAACTGCCCAAAAAACTTTCTACTTCGAATAATTTAACAGCCATGATGAAAAATCTCTCACCCCAAAAGGGTTGTCCTCCTGTACCGTCGCGTACGGTATCCCCAGGAACATGGAGTACTCGCCATCATCAGCTCGCAGCCCCCGGATGAGGCCCGCCGGCGCGTCCACCAGGGGGTCCAGCCTCACCAGGCCCCGCGCGGACCCCAGGGTCAACAGAACCGCTCCCACAACCCACATGTTGTCAGGACAGAGTGGAAAGTTACTCTGAATGTTGAAGTGATGCAGAATTGGGATTGTTCGATAAACTTTATCATTGTACTCGAGATTTGATATCTTATTTGACACTAGCTGAGACATGCGGCTTTGTCTGTGTGTTCAGTGTTTTTTGTTGTATCATTCTTTATGGGTGCAATCCAATTCCGAGTAGCGCGATGCGTGGGAAGGGTCTAGTCTAGATGTAAGTTAAGACTGGAGCTAGGCTGGATAGCTCGTTAGTAACTTTACCTTCCCGGGTGACAGGCCGAGTGGATGCTtagaatattttaaacaaataaggGACTGGTTCTATTGGAATTTGTGCTCTACTAGCTGATGCTAgaacggtttcactcgcgtggttcccgttcccttaggaatacggagataatttatagcctatagcattcctcgataaatgggctatctaacactgaaaggatttttcaagtcggaccagtagttcctgagattaacgcgttcaaacaaatgaacttttcatttttataatatttatagtttacACTTGACTTGCAATAGGCGGAGAGAATAGCTGTGAAGGTGAGTGTTG
The DNA window shown above is from Bicyclus anynana chromosome 27, ilBicAnyn1.1, whole genome shotgun sequence and carries:
- the LOC112047814 gene encoding juvenile hormone esterase-like, which gives rise to MSQLVSNKISNLEYNDKVYRTIPILHHFNIQSNFPLCPDNMWVVGAVLLTLGSARGLVRLDPLVDAPAGLIRGLRADDGEYSMFLGIPYATVQEDNPFGTSIPQAKLEGVFDAFNDSAICPQVEEFGNTIVGSLDCLHLNIYVPNKATSRNRLPVLVWIYGGGFSIGFANRFLYGPKYLVRHDVILVTLNYRVGPYGFFCLDTPEIPGNQGLKDQVLALRWIKDNIQSFGGDVNKITVMGESAGGASVEYHLLSKNEKLFNQAIMQSGTTFIPGLLEDSGVDKALSIAQKLGYDTEDVAEAVEFLAKTDVKLVIAATSELGLSSRPCVEKEFENVDSMLTDYPINMDIPKAKNMPILVGFNNKERLASYASLPTEQYNLKVFEESLQKKFTYDEDFKEMEDIVRRFYIGDEEITAAVRDNLIDFDSDFDFAYPVQVSLQKYLESGAKDIYYYMFSYSGERNFVKKRLNITMSGAAHADEISYLFDISYEKEAPSEGDQLVIDRMTTLWTNFVKYGDPTPQTSDLLPVKWSPINEETYPYLDIDSELTLGARPYHQRMAFWELFTDINKERLKGYRPN